Proteins from one Parvibaculum lavamentivorans DS-1 genomic window:
- the rpsA gene encoding 30S ribosomal protein S1 has translation MASTASALNPSREDFAALLEQSFMDSNMQEGSVIKGTVVGIENDLAIIDVGLKTEGRIALKEFATPGKPAALNVGDTVEVYLERIENAMGEAVLSREKAKREESWVRLEVAFEKQERVDGQIFGRVKGGFTVDLDGAVAFLPGSQVDIRPVRDVTPLMNIPQPFQILKMDKRRGNIVVSRRAVLEETRAEQRQELVENLKEGQVLEGVVKNITDYGAFVDLGGVDGLLHVTDIAWRRVNHPTEVLSIGQTVKVQVIKVNHETQRISLGMKQLEADPWEGVEAKYPLEARFKGRVTNITDYGAFVELEPGVEGLVHVSEMSWTKKNVHPGKIVSTSQEVEVMVLEVDPVKRRISLGLKHCMDNPWATFAERFPVGTVVEGEIKNITEFGLFIGLDADVDGMVHMSDLDWNRAGEEAMADYQKGQVVKAQVLDVDTEKERISLGIKQLGGDPMESLGELRKGAVVTCTVTGVTDNGLEVSVGDDNMTAFIRRAELARDRADQRPERFAVGDKVDARVTQFDRAGRKIQLSIKALEIAEEKEAVAQYGSSDSGASLGDILGAALNKASTDDK, from the coding sequence TTGGCTAGCACAGCAAGCGCGCTCAATCCGAGCCGCGAAGATTTCGCCGCCCTTCTCGAGCAGTCCTTCATGGACAGCAACATGCAGGAAGGCTCCGTCATTAAAGGGACGGTTGTCGGCATCGAAAACGATCTTGCGATCATCGATGTGGGCCTCAAGACCGAAGGCCGCATCGCTCTCAAGGAATTCGCAACTCCCGGCAAGCCGGCCGCGCTGAATGTCGGCGACACGGTCGAGGTCTATCTCGAACGCATCGAAAACGCGATGGGCGAAGCAGTGCTCAGCCGCGAGAAAGCCAAGCGCGAAGAGAGCTGGGTTCGTCTGGAAGTTGCCTTCGAAAAGCAGGAGCGCGTCGACGGCCAGATATTTGGTCGCGTCAAAGGCGGCTTCACCGTCGATCTCGACGGCGCCGTCGCCTTCCTTCCTGGCAGCCAGGTCGATATCCGCCCCGTGCGCGATGTGACCCCGCTCATGAACATTCCGCAGCCCTTCCAGATCCTCAAGATGGACAAGCGTCGCGGTAATATCGTTGTCTCGCGCCGCGCCGTTCTCGAAGAAACCCGCGCCGAACAGCGCCAGGAACTCGTCGAGAACCTCAAGGAAGGCCAGGTGCTCGAGGGCGTCGTCAAGAACATCACCGATTACGGCGCGTTCGTCGATCTCGGCGGTGTGGACGGCCTGCTCCACGTGACGGATATCGCATGGCGCCGCGTAAACCATCCGACGGAAGTTCTCTCGATCGGCCAGACCGTGAAGGTGCAGGTCATCAAGGTGAACCACGAGACGCAGCGCATCTCGCTCGGCATGAAGCAGCTCGAAGCCGATCCGTGGGAAGGCGTCGAGGCGAAGTATCCGCTTGAGGCGCGTTTCAAGGGTCGCGTCACAAACATCACCGATTACGGCGCGTTTGTGGAACTCGAACCCGGCGTCGAAGGCCTTGTCCATGTTTCTGAAATGAGCTGGACGAAGAAGAATGTGCATCCGGGCAAGATCGTTTCCACCTCGCAGGAAGTGGAAGTGATGGTGCTGGAAGTCGATCCGGTCAAACGGCGTATTTCGCTTGGCCTCAAGCACTGCATGGACAATCCGTGGGCAACTTTCGCGGAACGTTTCCCGGTCGGCACTGTCGTCGAAGGCGAGATCAAGAACATCACCGAGTTCGGTCTGTTCATCGGCCTCGATGCGGATGTCGACGGCATGGTGCATATGTCGGATCTCGACTGGAACAGGGCCGGCGAAGAAGCCATGGCCGATTATCAGAAGGGCCAGGTCGTCAAGGCTCAGGTTCTTGATGTCGACACCGAGAAGGAGCGCATCTCGCTTGGCATCAAGCAGCTCGGCGGCGACCCGATGGAAAGCCTCGGCGAGCTCCGCAAGGGTGCCGTCGTGACCTGCACCGTCACTGGCGTTACCGACAACGGCCTCGAGGTCTCTGTCGGCGACGACAACATGACGGCCTTCATCCGCCGCGCCGAGCTCGCGCGTGACCGTGCAGACCAGCGCCCCGAGCGTTTCGCCGTGGGCGACAAGGTCGACGCCCGCGTGACTCAGTTCGACCGCGCCGGACGCAAGATCCAGCTTTCGATCAAGGCGCTGGAAATTGCGGAAGAGAAGGAAGCCGTGGCTCAGTATGGCTCGTCGGATTCAGGCGCGTCGCTTGGCGACATCCTGGGTGCTGCCCTCAACAAGGCGAGCACCGACGACAAATAA
- a CDS encoding TetR/AcrR family transcriptional regulator: MAKAAIASPWKNETERKTERALKREAVLAAAAHVFSERGYHRASLDEVAQVLNVTKPTLYYYFKNKEAMLFACIQHGLDMLEAADGAAETPEDSDGMAHLVAYLEGYAAVIETDFGRCAVRISDSELSEGSRQKVRRVKGVIDRKIRQLVSAGIADGSIASSDPKITAFALAGALNSIGQWHPQASGPADKKLIDEYINLLLKGLAPRRP, from the coding sequence ATGGCCAAAGCGGCAATCGCATCGCCCTGGAAGAACGAGACCGAGCGCAAGACCGAGCGCGCGCTGAAGCGCGAGGCGGTGCTTGCCGCAGCGGCGCATGTGTTTTCGGAAAGGGGCTATCACCGCGCCTCGCTGGACGAGGTGGCGCAGGTGCTGAACGTCACGAAGCCTACGCTCTATTATTATTTCAAGAATAAGGAGGCGATGCTCTTCGCCTGCATCCAGCACGGGCTCGATATGCTGGAAGCGGCTGACGGCGCCGCGGAAACGCCGGAGGACAGCGACGGGATGGCACATCTCGTCGCCTATCTCGAGGGCTATGCCGCTGTAATCGAGACGGATTTCGGCCGATGTGCGGTGCGCATCAGCGACAGCGAGCTATCCGAAGGGAGTCGGCAGAAGGTTCGGCGGGTCAAGGGAGTGATCGACCGCAAAATCAGACAACTCGTCTCCGCCGGGATCGCGGATGGCTCGATTGCCTCGTCGGATCCGAAGATCACCGCCTTTGCACTGGCTGGCGCTCTCAACTCCATCGGCCAATGGCACCCGCAGGCGAGTGGCCCGGCGGATAAGAAGCTCATCGACGAGTATATCAATCTACTTTTGAAAGGCCTCGCGCCACGTCGGCCTTAA
- a CDS encoding TIGR02300 family protein produces MGKSFKTRYALSWGALRDAILTLGVPSLSKPELGTKRDCPSCGAKFYDLNKNPVVCPKCKHEYVPDSGVKAKRAKPAEKPKEKPIKRAPIEDEDDGNVSLDAMRDDELAADVEDDIDIDDVDVEDDDADDAFLPDDEDEDDDVSGIVRGGKGGDDD; encoded by the coding sequence ATGGGAAAATCCTTCAAGACCAGATATGCGCTCTCGTGGGGAGCGCTTCGAGACGCGATATTGACGCTGGGAGTGCCAAGCTTGTCGAAACCGGAGTTGGGAACAAAGCGCGATTGCCCGAGCTGCGGCGCGAAGTTTTACGATCTGAACAAGAATCCGGTCGTATGCCCCAAGTGCAAGCACGAATATGTGCCGGACAGTGGGGTCAAGGCCAAGCGCGCCAAGCCGGCGGAAAAGCCGAAAGAAAAGCCCATCAAACGTGCGCCCATCGAGGATGAAGACGACGGCAATGTCTCGCTGGATGCCATGCGAGACGATGAGTTGGCGGCGGATGTGGAGGACGATATCGATATTGATGACGTCGATGTCGAAGATGATGACGCCGATGATGCATTCCTGCCGGATGATGAGGATGAGGATGACGATGTCTCCGGCATAGTCCGCGGGGGCAAAGGCGGCGACGACGATTGA
- the aroA gene encoding 3-phosphoshikimate 1-carboxyvinyltransferase gives MASPSNHSASSLTAEPSGALLGSITVPGDKSISHRALIFGALAVGETRIGGLLEGEDVLATAETMRRLGAEVERHADGTWSVHGVGVGGLKEPDQPLDFGNSGTGARLVMGLVAGHPITATFIGDASLSRRPMGRVIAPLTETGATFHAREGGRLPLTLTGAGRALPITYRLPVASAQVKSAVLLAGLNAPGVTTVIEETPTRDHTERMLRAFGAHIEVEDGPRGLIVIRLTGEPELKPCRISVPGDPSSAAFPVVAALLTPGSEITVTGITLNPHRAGLYTTLMEMGGDIEVMNQREEGGEPVADLRVRASRLKGIEVPPARAASMIDEYPVLAIAAAFAEGETRMLGIHELRVKESDRIAATASGLRANGVKVHESDDGMVVEGRSGEVGGGGHVATHIDHRIAMSFLVMGLAAQKPVTVDDAAMIATSFPNFTGLMRGLGASFVGRAQ, from the coding sequence TTGGCCTCACCATCCAATCATTCGGCCTCAAGTCTCACCGCTGAGCCGTCCGGCGCCCTTTTGGGCTCCATCACGGTGCCTGGAGACAAGTCGATCTCCCACAGGGCACTCATTTTTGGCGCGCTCGCTGTCGGCGAAACGAGGATCGGAGGTCTGCTGGAAGGTGAAGACGTACTGGCGACAGCGGAAACCATGCGGCGGCTGGGCGCGGAGGTCGAAAGGCATGCCGACGGCACATGGTCGGTCCATGGAGTGGGCGTCGGAGGGCTGAAAGAGCCGGACCAACCGCTCGATTTCGGCAATTCAGGCACCGGTGCGCGGCTGGTCATGGGTCTCGTCGCCGGACACCCGATTACGGCGACCTTTATCGGTGACGCTTCGCTTTCCCGGCGGCCCATGGGCCGGGTCATTGCACCCCTGACCGAAACGGGGGCGACTTTCCATGCCCGCGAGGGCGGCCGGCTGCCGCTGACACTGACCGGCGCGGGCCGTGCACTTCCCATCACGTACCGGCTGCCCGTCGCTTCGGCGCAGGTCAAATCGGCGGTCCTCCTGGCCGGTCTCAATGCACCGGGGGTGACGACTGTCATCGAAGAGACCCCGACACGCGACCATACCGAGCGTATGTTGCGCGCGTTCGGCGCCCATATCGAAGTTGAGGACGGCCCACGCGGCCTCATCGTCATTCGGCTTACGGGCGAGCCAGAACTCAAGCCCTGCAGGATCTCGGTGCCGGGCGATCCTTCGTCGGCGGCGTTCCCTGTCGTGGCCGCCCTGCTGACACCGGGCTCGGAGATCACCGTCACGGGCATCACCCTCAATCCACACCGGGCAGGGCTTTATACGACGCTCATGGAGATGGGCGGCGATATCGAGGTCATGAACCAGCGCGAGGAAGGCGGCGAACCTGTCGCCGATCTCAGGGTGCGCGCGAGCCGCCTCAAGGGAATTGAAGTGCCGCCCGCGCGCGCAGCCTCGATGATCGACGAATATCCGGTACTCGCGATTGCCGCCGCCTTCGCCGAGGGAGAAACCCGAATGCTCGGCATTCACGAATTGCGGGTGAAGGAAAGCGACCGCATCGCGGCAACGGCTTCGGGCCTTCGCGCCAATGGCGTGAAGGTGCATGAAAGCGACGACGGCATGGTCGTCGAGGGCCGCAGTGGCGAAGTCGGCGGCGGCGGCCATGTGGCCACGCATATAGACCACCGTATCGCCATGTCCTTTCTCGTCATGGGGCTTGCGGCCCAAAAGCCGGTGACCGTAGACGATGCCGCCATGATCGCGACAAGCTTCCCGAATTTCACAGGACTTATGCGGGGTCTCGGCGCAAGCTTTGTCGGACGCGCGCAGTGA
- the cmk gene encoding (d)CMP kinase yields MSRAASTIIAIDGPAASGKGTLARRLARHYDFAYLDTGSLYRAVGQAVLAAGGSPADEAAALAAAEALDVNRIDEMAIRSREAGEAASVVAAMPKVRAAILHFQRDFAANPPGGKAGAVLDGRDIGTVVCPDARAKLFVTASPEVRAHRRWLELKGSGSAASEAQIVDDIRDRDRRDAERTASPMKPAEDAYLLDTSNLSIEAAFGAAVAIIDKAMS; encoded by the coding sequence GTGAGCCGGGCAGCGAGCACCATCATCGCGATCGATGGCCCTGCCGCTTCCGGCAAGGGGACGCTCGCTCGGCGGCTCGCTCGGCACTACGACTTTGCCTATCTCGACACGGGGTCGCTTTATCGGGCGGTGGGCCAAGCGGTATTGGCGGCGGGCGGCAGCCCCGCCGACGAGGCGGCGGCCCTCGCGGCGGCCGAGGCGCTCGATGTCAACAGAATCGACGAGATGGCCATCCGCAGCAGAGAAGCAGGCGAAGCAGCCTCCGTCGTGGCCGCAATGCCCAAGGTCCGGGCGGCCATCCTTCATTTCCAGCGCGATTTCGCGGCAAATCCGCCGGGCGGCAAAGCAGGGGCGGTCCTGGACGGACGCGACATCGGCACGGTCGTCTGCCCGGATGCAAGGGCGAAACTATTCGTGACGGCAAGCCCCGAGGTCCGGGCGCACCGGCGCTGGCTCGAACTCAAGGGATCGGGGTCGGCGGCCAGCGAGGCACAAATTGTGGACGATATTCGCGACCGCGACCGGCGGGACGCCGAACGGACGGCGAGCCCCATGAAGCCGGCGGAGGACGCATACTTGCTCGACACCTCCAATTTGAGTATAGAAGCGGCGTTCGGCGCAGCCGTCGCGATCATAGACAAAGCAATGAGTTAA
- the sppA gene encoding signal peptide peptidase SppA: MPLDADAITDRRRLKRRLFFWRAGAIVAVALALLVLAAESGIYLPRAHIARVTIDGVIVHDRYQNEMFKKLAEDSSVRGVILSIDSPGGTTTGAEALYEAVRELAEKKPVVAVLGTVAASGGYIAALSADHIVSRGNTITGSIGVVFQWAQLEKLLGNIGVEVREVKSSPLKAEPSPFHTTNPEALKVTRELIDSSYDWFLRLVTIRRGLDEATARMVGDGRVYTGWQAVENGLVDELGGEDEAIAWLAKEHKIDASLPVRDRTPAYPDLGMASFTGKALGEAAVTAIDGLTGKTQQTKRLTLDGLTSVWQPDR; this comes from the coding sequence GTGCCACTCGACGCGGACGCAATCACGGACAGGCGACGTCTCAAGCGTCGCCTCTTTTTTTGGCGCGCCGGCGCGATCGTCGCGGTCGCCCTCGCCCTTCTGGTGCTCGCGGCCGAAAGCGGCATCTACCTCCCGCGCGCCCATATCGCTCGTGTGACCATCGACGGCGTGATCGTGCATGATCGCTACCAGAACGAGATGTTCAAGAAACTCGCCGAGGATTCCAGCGTACGGGGGGTCATTCTGTCCATCGACAGTCCGGGGGGCACGACCACGGGCGCGGAAGCTCTCTACGAAGCCGTTCGAGAGCTGGCTGAAAAAAAGCCGGTTGTGGCTGTGCTGGGCACTGTGGCCGCGTCGGGGGGTTATATTGCCGCCCTCTCCGCCGATCACATCGTATCGAGGGGCAATACGATTACCGGCTCTATCGGTGTCGTCTTTCAGTGGGCGCAGCTCGAGAAGTTGCTTGGCAATATCGGGGTGGAAGTACGAGAGGTGAAATCCTCACCGCTCAAGGCTGAGCCGAGCCCCTTCCATACAACGAACCCCGAAGCACTGAAGGTGACCCGGGAGCTGATCGACAGTTCGTATGACTGGTTTCTGCGTCTCGTCACAATACGGCGCGGGCTGGACGAAGCAACGGCGCGGATGGTAGGCGACGGGCGGGTCTATACCGGTTGGCAGGCGGTCGAGAACGGCCTGGTAGACGAATTAGGCGGAGAGGACGAAGCAATCGCCTGGCTCGCGAAGGAACACAAGATCGACGCCAGCCTGCCGGTGAGAGACCGCACGCCCGCTTATCCCGATCTCGGTATGGCGAGTTTCACCGGGAAGGCACTGGGTGAAGCGGCGGTCACGGCGATAGACGGTCTGACCGGAAAAACACAACAGACAAAAAGACTTACACTTGACGGTCTGACCAGCGTTTGGCAACCTGACCGCTAA